One window from the genome of Periophthalmus magnuspinnatus isolate fPerMag1 chromosome 18, fPerMag1.2.pri, whole genome shotgun sequence encodes:
- the tmem179ba gene encoding transmembrane protein 179B, which translates to MVTKAIIAVASLFSNTVKVSLNNVNIQEGLSPCHLKKAKLMFFYTRYPSSNTLKTYFPDVKFSRCVTSQMIKWFSNFREFFYIQMERFARQAVQEALTQNVTQVSRDRRLQVGQDTELYRILNMHYNKSNVYQGRFAGLCVLYGLVSYNKTSESIGVQYSSPPSLCYFVSSISVIMAIVCFSLSLHCLYSFYTEGNMKRERLWMTFDASVCAGFLFFLLITGCVLKNGSLTLCNSVTQAVPNITSCEEAQSKAWTAPFKGYLFYSSLQKAETTVWVSLFLWLMIGGLGLAQRRYSLSSKSLPCAFGLSAGRILADPGVTAAETEPFFNCPVQQQ; encoded by the exons ATGGTGACGAAGGCCATCATTGCTGTTGCT AGCCTGTTTAGCAATACTGTGAAGGTTAGCCTTAACAATGTGAACATTCAGGAGGGGTTGTCCCCATGTCATCTGAAGAAAGCCAAACTCATGTTCTTCTACACGCGCTACCCCAGCTCCAACACACTGAAGACCTACTTCCCTGATGTTAAG TTCAGTCGCTGTGTGACCTCACAGATGATCAAGTGGTTCAGTAACTTCAGAGAATTCTTCTACATTCAGATGGAGCGCTTTGCCCGGCAGGCTGTACAAGAGGCGCTAACACA GAATGTGACACAagtgagcagagacaggagactCCAGGTTGGACAAGACACAGAGCTGTATcgcattttaaacatgcactaCAATAAAAGTAATGTATACCAG GGTCGATTTGCTGGTCTGTGTGTGCTCTATGGACTTGTTTCCTACAACAAAACTTCTGAATCCATTGGAGTCCAATACTCCAGTCCTCCTTCTTTGTGTTACTTTGTATCTTCCATATCAGTCATAATGGCAATAGTgtgcttctccctctccctgcacTGCCTCTACTCATTCTACACTGAAGGGAACATGAAAAG GGAACGTTTGTGGATGACCTTCGATGCCTCTGTTTGCGCAGggttcctctttttcctcctcataACAGGCTGTGTGTTGAAAAATGGGAGCCTCACACTTTGTAACTCTGTCACGCAAGCAGTGCCTAATATAACCAG TTGTGAAGAAGCGCAGTCAAAAGCATGGACTGCCCCCTTCAAAGGATACCTGTTCTACAGTAGTCTTCAAAAAGCTGAG ACAACTGTGTGGGTGAGCTTATTCTTATGGCTGATGATCGGAGGTCTAGGATTGGCACAGAGGCGATACAGTTTGAGTTCAAAGAGTTTACCCTGTGCCTTTGGGCTGTCTGCTGGGAGAATATTAGCCGATCCTGGGGTGACTGCAGCCGAGACAGAGCCTTTTTTCAACTGCCCGGTTCAGCAACAATGA